The genomic segment AATAAACCAGTTGCATTGTTTGATACATGAACATATTCAGCTGCTTATTCAAGTATTCTCTCTTTGCATTCTTGATTCTTCCCGGCAACACCTTTCCTCCCAGGTTCAGGGATTGATTTTTGAGATGCTTCACAAACGTGATAATGTAATAGCCTGCAAAAGAGTTCCATATCCTGGTAATTGCTTTTGTCCTCCATATATGTGCTCATCTGTGGCAGATGAACTGCCCAATATTCGGCCAGGACAGTGCACCTACGAATCACCCCCTGTTCTAAACTTGCAGATGTCAGTCTCTCAAAATGCCCCCGTTCCACAAAGAAGAGATGAACATGCATGTAATGAGCAAACGAGTTCTTCACAGATTGCAGGCTCTTCTTGGAGTCCTTACATAAATGGTCCAATAGTTTCAATTCTGGATGTAGCCCCGCTCAATTTAGTTGGAAGATATATGGATGATGTTTACAATGGTATGAAGTTCAGAAGACATTTACTGCATTGTTCTCTTGCAATTGTATTCCTTTTGCTGTATTTAAACTATTTAtgctttaacatttattttgattaattttgacAGCTGTTCGGGAGTATAGGCAGCGTTTTCTGAATTCCAGTTCCGAAACATGGAATGAAAAGGAACCGCTCTTCTACCTTCCACATTCTCCCTTATTAGGGGAGGCGAATGAAGTTATGAGAGGAAACGTTCCCCTTGCTGCCAATAGAGTGACATCCTCAACTGGTCAACAACCACCCAAGAAGACATTGGCTGCTTCCATTGTTGAAAGTACCAAGAAGCAATCAGTTGCACTAGTCCCAAAGGATATTAGCAAGTTAGCTCAGCGATTTTTCCCACTGTTCAATCCAGTACTATTTCCACATAAACCACCCCCTGCGGCTGTTGCAAATCGGGTCCTTTTTACTGATTCAGAGGACGAGTGAGTAGAATGTTTTCTTCAGTTTCTTTCATCTGctctttcaactcttcaaacTGATAGCTTTATAGGTGCATTATCTtccaaaggtttttttatcaatctttttgatgaaagaaaacaacatgAAGTTTGAGTATTAGAACTATCAACAGTCAGTTCATTCAGATTTTGATGGCtgattatattttctaataaggTCATAGAATTTGAGAGGTGTAAGATTCTGTTTTTGGATATGATGTCATGGGGagaaaaatcttcaaaaccagGATTTGTATCTTCAATTCATCAAAAGCATTATCTAATTTTGCTCTTTGAAAAGCTATGAATGTTGAATCATTGGTATCATGTTCCAATATTGTTCTGTCTGCCATGTTACCATTTAAATTGAAAGCTTTTAGTTATGACTGGTAAGATATGATTGCCAAGGCTCTAAATTTTAATGGATTTTGATGCAGATTGTTGGCACTAGGGATCATGGAATATAATACAGATTGGAAGGCAATTCAACAACGCTTTCTTCCATGCAAATCTAAGCATCAGGTGGTTTTCATCATAGAGTCCTATTATAAACACTATTGCTTCTAGTAACTGCTGCCAGAATTAAAATGTAAACTTGTGTCATTTTTTGTACATTACTTATGCACTTTATCCTAATGAAAATAGGGTCCTGTATCTTTTGGCCAGTACTAGGCAACTCAAATATGCTTATTTTTTGTTCCGGCATGCCTTTGATCTAGACACTTGTATCCGTGTTTTGGAATTAGACTGGTGACCTTTGCCTATTACAGCTGTAAAAGCTTGGGCTACAGCAACCAAAAGGTTACAAACAATATCTTGTTCAAGCAGCAAGCTTTGCTTAAGATGTTATAGGTTAATTATGACCTAATATGTGGTGTATGTTCTCATTGCAGCGTACTTAAATATATGTACATACTATTTTCTGCTGCCTTGTTTGTACATTCGACATGCTGTTTTCTGGGGTTCTTCTTATGATTGCTTATGTGGATCCATGTGTTTAGCTGTTGTTCCCATTTTGCTATGCTAGTTGGTCAATGGTTTCTGTAGCATTGCCATGTCTCTTGGTGATCTAGAAATGTGTTGTTATTCTCTCTGTCGTTCTTTAATTTTCTGAATTTTAAAGTCAATATCACATGCACAATTATCATATTTAGCATTATTGTAATGCTGCTGCTTTTTTTGCAGATTTTTGTTAGGCAGAAAAATCGTTGTTCATCTAAGGCACCAGAAAATCCTATAAAGGTAATCTCATGAGCCCAGGCGTATGAATGATAATTCTCAGTTGTATCCCTGCTCGTTGAAGAATCTTAACACCATTGAGTTTGAAACACAATAAGGGATATAGACtagattataacaaaaattaaccGGATGTTTATATTTATAGTGAACTGAATATCTACTTTATGCAGGCGGTTCGGAGAATGAAAACCTCCCCATTAACTACAGAAGAGACAGAACGCATTCAGGAGGTAATATCATCCTGGATGTTTCATATGCCTTTCCAGTTGATCAGTTTTTAGATTGTGCTGTCCGATTTTTAATGTAACCTCACTCACTCCAGGGACTCAGGGTTTACAAACTTGATTGGTTGTCTGTATGGAAGTTTGTTGTTCCACATAGGGATCCTTCTTTATTACCTCGGCAGTTGCGGATTGCCCTTGGAACTCAAAAGTCATATAAGCAAGATGCtgctaaaaaggagaaaaggcGGATATCTGAAGCCAGGAAACGGTCAAGAACCACAGAATTATCAAATTGGAAACCAGCTTCTGACAAGGAAGTATGCTATTATCCTGGATCTACATCTTACCTTGTTGCTCAATATCCATTTGATTTAGCTAATTTTGTATATGAATTTTGGTGGATTAAACCATATTTTGCCTGAACAGTGGCTCTTTGAAAATCTCACTGACACTTTGGGCGtgtccttgttttttttcctgagcATGCGTGCTATATAATCTACTTATGTCAAGCTGGCATCCTGGCTACACAGTTACATCAAGTTAGAGGGCTCAGCTGGGCTTGGCTCATAAGTTAATAAGTTAGCTGAGCTTGGTCTCTCATTGATTCACAGTTTAATGTGTACCTAATGTCGTTAAGTGCTTTGACTGGGTGCAGGACAATCAGGCTGACAGAACTGGTAAAGGAAATAGTAGTGGAGATGATTGTGTTGATAATGTAAACGAAGCTTATGTTCATCAGGCATTTTTATCTGATTGGAGGCCAGGTTCCTCAGGTCTCATTTCCAGTGATACAATTTCAAGAGAAGATCAAAATACCAGAGAGCATCCAAACAATTGTAGGCCTGGAGAGCCTCAACTCTGGATCGATAACATGAATGGGCTTCCATATGGATCCAGCTCTCACCATTATCCTCTTGCTCATGCTAAACCCTCTCCTAATACCATGGTACCAAACTATCAAATTTCTAATATGTCAGTGAGTATCTCCAAGCCTCAAATACATTTGCGGCCATACCGGAGTCGTAAAACTGATGGTGTGCACTTAGTGAGATTGGCACCAGATTTGCCCCCTGTGAATCTTCCACGGTCTGTTCGTGTAATTTCTCAGACAGCTTTCGAAAGGAACCAATGTGGATCATCTATCAAAGTATCTACCTCGGGAATTCGGACTGGTGATGCTGGAAAAAACAATGTTGCTGCTCAGCTTCCACATATTGGAAATTTGAGAACCCCCAGTTCAGTAGATTCAATAAGGGATAAGACTAATCAAGCAGCAGACCATGTCACAGATTCACATCCCGAACAATCTGCCATTGTTCACAATGTGTGTACTGCTGAAGAAAGAGGCACTGATTCTGACCTTCAGATGCATCCATTACTGTTCCAGGCCCCAGAAGGTGGCTGTCTGCCATATTTACCTTTGAGCTGCAGCAGTGGCACATCTagttcttttagtttcttttcagGGAATCAACCCCAGTTGAATCTAAGTCTCTTTCATAATCCCCTCCAAGCAAACCATGTTGTTGATGGGTTTAACAAGTCTTCGAAGAGTAAGGACTCCACTTCAGCATCATGCAGTATCGACTTCCACCCACTTCTGCAAAGAACTGATGAGGAAAATAACAACTTGGTGATGGCATGCTCGAATCCAAACCAATTTGTTTGTTTGAGTGGTGAATCTGCtcaatttcaaaatcattttggtGCGGTCCAGAATAAGTCATTTGTCAATCACATCCCAATTGCTGTTGACCCTAAACACTCTAGTTCTAATGAGAAAGCTAATGACCTGGACTTGGATATCCATCTAAGCTCTAATTCTGCAAAGGAGGTATCTGAGAGAAGTAGAGATGTTGGTGCAAATAACCAACCAAGGTCAACAACAAGTGAACCGAAGTCTGGAAGGAGAATGGAAACTTGTAAAATAAACAGCCCACGTGATCAGCACAATGAACATCCCACGGTTCATAGCAACCTTGTTTCAGGTGCTGATGCATCACCTGTCCAAAGCAATAATGTCAGCACATGCAACATGGATGATGTTGGCGACCAATCTCATCCAGAAATTGTGATGGAGCAAGAAGAGCTGAGTGACTCagatgaagaaattgaagaaaatgtaGACTTTGAGTGTGAGGAGATGGCAGATTCTGATGGGGAGGAAGGTGCAGGTTGTGAACCAGTTGCTGAGGTGCAAGATAAGGtgccttttctctttcctttttttttctctcaatattATGCTGCTTTTGAGAGTGGAGAGGCTTGGCATTTTTTTGGCCGAGCGCATATACTTTCACTTGATAGTAGTCCTGGTTTTATAATGTAGTACTATAACTTTTAATGCTTTCCAGAACGTTTAATTAATGCTATATTTGCCGATGGTAACTCATTATCCTCCATCCACTAGATGAGAATACACCATGTGAGACCATCCAATCGTGATGGTGGGCTTCAGGAAACTCATTCAGCGAGTTTCCCTCCACAAGCATAGATTTATCCCAACTTCAAATGTTTTACCATTTGGGTTGGCTGTGCAAACTTTTTTCATCATTGAACTCTTTCAAGGTCATCTTGTTTTACCAAAAAAGACATGTTCACGCCCACAAACTCATTGACTGTTGTTGCAGTTGCCTTTCCTTacatcttttctcttctcttcttaatGTCTAGCATGCATTTGCATCCTGTTGGAAGTTTTTATTCCCTCGAGTTAACCACTGATAccttttttcagaaaatatcaAATGCTTCATGCTGTAGCTCAATTTCACTGATGACTTGATTAATGTACCTCTGGTCTacttttgcttattttttatcttgattttttctttttatttttggtttcaaCATTGAGCTAGTATATCATTTGGCATGTTGCCCCCCTTTTTTCTCAcgttttctctctgttttttggTTAAATCTAATGCAATGAGGGCATTACTATGTTCTCATGTTGACTGATGTTGATTTCTGTTTTCTGTTTGGGGTTTTGTCCATCCTCTGTTGCACTAAAATTTTGGCTAACTTCCCCATTAATTACTTGTTCATAGGATGCTCAAAGTTTTGCAATGGAAGAAGTTACAAATGCTGAAGATTATGGTGATCAACAATGGAAATTGAGGAGCCCTGTTCATTCTCGTGGCAAGCCTTCTATTCTTAGAAAGGGCAGTCCTTTATTAAACCTGAGTCTGACAAGCTTAGGGAAGGAGACTGCAAGTAGTTCTTGGTTAAGTTTAGATTCACGTGCAGCTGTTGACTCTCCAAGAATGAAGACTCTGCATGAAAAGGGTGCAATTAATGACAGCCCCGCAGCCAAAAATTTATCTCCTTGTCGTCCCAACAGATTGTGCAAGAAGACAACACCGATCACAAAAGTTGAAACACAGAAGAATGTTTCTGACATGGCACAGCAACTTAGTCTGGGTCCTCTAGCTGTTTCAACACTGAGGAAACCCAGGAAGCGAATGTGCCGAACAAATACAAATTTGGGCACTCGAACAGTTGCTGAAAATGGTGGAACAAATACAAAATTTGGCACTGGAACAGCCACCGAAAATGGCGGGCTCGATCAAGATAAGTTCGGTTGATTGCTGCGTTTTCAGTTATTCTATCAGTTAGTTGATGAGCCTGGGTTAACTATTTGTGTTCCTTGTGGAACTTGCTGACCAAATTGACAAGTGAGAATCTGGTGTCAAAGCTGGACTACAAGTGCAGAGTACTTTGATTGGCATCTACCATCTTCCTTGCTAACTTACCTCAGGGGTCGGGATTTTTAGACATGCTAACAAAGCTAGGAGGGTTTTCTTGTCGACCCTTTCCATTTATTATGTAAATACTTTCTGATATATAGCATGAGTAAATTAATTTGTGTTAATATGGAGGGTCATGCACAGGcctttttgtttgtaaattacgGCATCCCAATTCAGTTGGGGACAACTTTGTGCAAGCGTGATGCTAAAGGTAATGATTTTGTAGCAAAACTGTTGTGTTAGTTCATGCCTTTCTCCTTGAATCATTTTTGGTAGCATTAACGGATAATCAGTTAGAACATATTGCATATAATTAGACAGGGATTTGCTTATCCTGGCATTTGGATCAACATAAGCACCAATATTTGTGCGAGAATCGTCATAGTAACAAATATCGGTGGCAATGTACCACAGCAGCAGGCTTTCACGAAAGTCTGCTTCCACCGTACTTATACGAAACTTTCCTTCATGACATCCCTCTGTCCTAAGCACCTGGTCACCTCTCCCTGCCAATATCTCATTTAGATTATTCATGCCAGGATAGGGCAGCGGTATGTAATGGCTGAATCTTAAACGTTTCTGTAAGAGGTAATTAAGATGGCGTCTTTCAATTGCAAATCCACTTTCTCCCAACTTCGAAAATCTTTAATGCGAAGGAGCTGTTTGAGAAGCATCTTTACCCGTGTCCTTTCATCACTTATTCGTTCTTCTTGTGCCATAGTTCCTCTCCACTTCTTACGATCATACCTGTAAAATGGCCACTTTTGATTAGAAGAAACAATAGCTTGACAGACAGCAGTGGCCCATCACTTGTGTTGCTTGCCAAGCCAAAGCATAACCCAGtcagagaaaagaagaaaaacgacCGAATATATCTCATGAAGAACGGCTCCAACGAGCAAGCAGTATGATACAACTATATTGGTTGTTGAATA from the Populus nigra chromosome 9, ddPopNigr1.1, whole genome shotgun sequence genome contains:
- the LOC133703259 gene encoding uncharacterized protein LOC133703259 codes for the protein MAEIYVEGSDLKANENEEEDEEEDMDFNPFLKGTPSPEASSSLSSEVEGLEEGVKEVRSGEVRNYDVGDVTHEEEVVMASGVEVGSGKEGESGEDRRGKRRKLGFGSNVEDGNEREKESGVSKVVLDVDDDEDAICKRTRARYSLASFTLDELEMFLQESDDEDDLPNVDDEVEYRKFLAAVLLGGDGDGQANEENENVDDDDEDNDADFEIELEELLDSDVDNGARDEGQRVEYERGGRRPETRQKKRQKASAQYKKKLLEQSKRPLRPLLPVLPNGFAPPFSAVNEKALAPKPAPSYASSAEDGGKINGFTPQQINQLHCLIHEHIQLLIQVFSLCILDSSRQHLSSQVQGLIFEMLHKRDNVIACKRVPYPGNCFCPPYMCSSVADELPNIRPGQCTYESPPVLNLQMSVSQNAPVPQRRDEHACNEQTSSSQIAGSSWSPYINGPIVSILDVAPLNLVGRYMDDVYNAVREYRQRFLNSSSETWNEKEPLFYLPHSPLLGEANEVMRGNVPLAANRVTSSTGQQPPKKTLAASIVESTKKQSVALVPKDISKLAQRFFPLFNPVLFPHKPPPAAVANRVLFTDSEDELLALGIMEYNTDWKAIQQRFLPCKSKHQIFVRQKNRCSSKAPENPIKAVRRMKTSPLTTEETERIQEGLRVYKLDWLSVWKFVVPHRDPSLLPRQLRIALGTQKSYKQDAAKKEKRRISEARKRSRTTELSNWKPASDKEDNQADRTGKGNSSGDDCVDNVNEAYVHQAFLSDWRPGSSGLISSDTISREDQNTREHPNNCRPGEPQLWIDNMNGLPYGSSSHHYPLAHAKPSPNTMVPNYQISNMSVSISKPQIHLRPYRSRKTDGVHLVRLAPDLPPVNLPRSVRVISQTAFERNQCGSSIKVSTSGIRTGDAGKNNVAAQLPHIGNLRTPSSVDSIRDKTNQAADHVTDSHPEQSAIVHNVCTAEERGTDSDLQMHPLLFQAPEGGCLPYLPLSCSSGTSSSFSFFSGNQPQLNLSLFHNPLQANHVVDGFNKSSKSKDSTSASCSIDFHPLLQRTDEENNNLVMACSNPNQFVCLSGESAQFQNHFGAVQNKSFVNHIPIAVDPKHSSSNEKANDLDLDIHLSSNSAKEVSERSRDVGANNQPRSTTSEPKSGRRMETCKINSPRDQHNEHPTVHSNLVSGADASPVQSNNVSTCNMDDVGDQSHPEIVMEQEELSDSDEEIEENVDFECEEMADSDGEEGAGCEPVAEVQDKDAQSFAMEEVTNAEDYGDQQWKLRSPVHSRGKPSILRKGSPLLNLSLTSLGKETASSSWLSLDSRAAVDSPRMKTLHEKGAINDSPAAKNLSPCRPNRLCKKTTPITKVETQKNVSDMAQQLSLGPLAVSTLRKPRKRMCRTNTNLGTRTVAENGGTNTKFGTGTATENGGLDQDKFG